In Actinoplanes sp. NBC_00393, a single genomic region encodes these proteins:
- a CDS encoding carbohydrate ABC transporter permease, whose translation MKSAAKYASLIVASIVVLLPLTVVFFAAFKTRSEYSTTGPLTPPRNWFNFDNFVTAFTEGRMLLGFWNTTVILAISLTGTILVGTLAAYAVSRFDFPFKRLVLGLFLVAALVPGVTTQVATYQIVKSMGLVNTPGSAIVLFLGTDIISIYIFIQFMQSIPPSLDQAAMIDGATRFTVYRRIILPLMKPAIATVAIIKGIAIYNEFYIPFLYLRSPDLSVISTALFRFKGPYGAQWETIAACTMIVILPTVVIFLLLQRFIYNGITAGATK comes from the coding sequence GTGAAGAGCGCCGCCAAGTACGCGTCCCTGATCGTCGCCTCGATCGTCGTGCTGCTGCCGCTGACCGTGGTGTTCTTCGCGGCCTTCAAGACCCGCTCGGAATACAGCACCACCGGGCCGCTCACCCCGCCGCGGAACTGGTTCAACTTCGACAACTTCGTCACCGCCTTCACCGAGGGCCGGATGCTGCTCGGCTTCTGGAACACCACGGTGATCCTGGCGATCTCGCTGACCGGCACGATCCTGGTCGGCACCCTGGCGGCGTACGCCGTGAGCCGTTTCGACTTCCCGTTCAAGCGCCTGGTCCTCGGCCTGTTCCTGGTCGCGGCCCTGGTCCCCGGCGTCACCACCCAGGTAGCCACCTACCAGATCGTCAAGTCGATGGGCCTGGTCAACACCCCGGGCTCGGCGATCGTGCTGTTCCTCGGCACCGACATCATCTCGATCTACATCTTCATCCAGTTCATGCAGTCGATCCCGCCCAGCCTCGACCAGGCCGCGATGATCGACGGCGCGACCCGGTTCACCGTCTACCGGCGGATCATCCTGCCGTTGATGAAACCGGCGATCGCGACCGTGGCGATCATCAAGGGCATCGCAATCTACAACGAGTTCTACATCCCCTTCCTCTACCTGCGCTCACCCGATCTGAGCGTGATCTCGACAGCGCTGTTCCGCTTCAAGGGTCCGTACGGCGCGCAGTGGGAGACGATCGCCGCCTGCACCATGATCGTCATCCTCCCGACCGTCGTGATCTTCCTGTTGCTGCAGCGCTTCATCTACAACGGCATCACCGCGGGAGCGACGAAATGA
- a CDS encoding carbohydrate ABC transporter permease, which yields MTTTMQRRPAAVQPAPARPAARRRRWLPWLYLAPALGLLITFTYVPVGNMVFYSFHSWDGLDVTMDPVGLDNYVRVFTDERYWRVFLISLYYFVASFAQIAIALYFAVILSFNTRFRNLFKGILFFPYLLNGVAVGFVFLYLFQPDGTLDTVLRWIGLGDQTRYWLGDPDIANISLAGTSVWRFTGLSFVLFLGAIQSIPGEIYEAAEIDGASRWDQVWHIIVPGIRRIISLSFILAISGSLSVFEIPFIMTGGANGTRTFVVQAYETAFQFRQIGLASAMAVVLLLIVLLVTWIQRRLVPDEEVSLS from the coding sequence GTGACCACCACCATGCAGCGACGGCCGGCGGCGGTGCAGCCGGCGCCGGCCCGGCCGGCCGCCCGGCGCAGGCGATGGCTGCCCTGGCTGTACCTGGCGCCGGCGCTCGGCCTGCTGATCACCTTCACCTACGTCCCGGTCGGCAACATGGTGTTCTACAGCTTCCACAGCTGGGACGGCCTGGACGTCACGATGGACCCGGTCGGGCTGGACAACTACGTGCGGGTCTTCACCGACGAGCGGTACTGGCGGGTCTTCCTGATCAGCCTCTACTACTTCGTCGCGTCGTTCGCCCAGATCGCGATCGCCCTGTACTTCGCGGTGATCCTGTCGTTCAACACCCGGTTCCGGAACCTGTTCAAAGGCATCCTGTTCTTCCCGTACCTGCTCAACGGGGTCGCGGTCGGGTTCGTCTTCCTCTACCTGTTCCAGCCGGACGGCACCCTCGACACGGTGTTGCGCTGGATCGGGCTGGGCGATCAGACCCGGTACTGGCTCGGCGACCCGGACATCGCCAACATCTCCCTGGCCGGCACCTCGGTGTGGCGGTTCACCGGGCTCAGCTTCGTGCTGTTCCTCGGCGCCATCCAGTCCATCCCGGGCGAGATCTACGAGGCCGCCGAGATCGACGGGGCGAGCCGGTGGGACCAGGTGTGGCACATCATCGTCCCCGGCATCCGCCGGATCATCAGCCTCTCCTTCATCCTGGCGATCTCCGGCAGCCTGTCGGTCTTCGAGATCCCGTTCATCATGACCGGCGGCGCGAACGGCACCCGCACCTTCGTGGTGCAGGCGTACGAGACCGCGTTCCAGTTCCGGCAGATCGGCCTGGCGTCGGCGATGGCCGTCGTGCTGCTGCTGATCGTGCTGCTGGTGACCTGGATCCAGCGCCGCCTCGTCCCCGACGAGGAGGTCAGCCTCTCGTGA
- a CDS encoding ABC transporter substrate-binding protein, producing MADRRTFLGFGAAAVLVLATGCTGGATEEAPTGDFAGDVKGNITVLTNRTDLATTALPEYAKKFEAKYPGTKVSFEAVTNYEGDVTTQLSSGEYGDVLLIPNTVAVDQLGQFFEPLGTVDELKTKYRFVDEKAYDGKVYGLSLGGVANGFVVNKRVWEQAGITAPPKTTEEFLAGLKAIDTKTEAIPFYTNYKDGWPLSFFNSQRAILGDPNANERFPTDANPWQPGKIQHITDGLLFDIVHNKLSEPDPLTTNWEGSKPMMGTGKVATMLLGSWAVPQMKDAAKAANANPDDIVFWPFPYQTGGKFHARIEGDYKAAVSKTSENKATAKAWLEWFVNESGFAADQQAIPSAVGQELPAVLKDFEATGVELMELPAATTNSGKEDEIIKASEIDLAGNIYRQKLVDIARGAAKGDKESYFAELNKRWSAAQSQVMQ from the coding sequence ATGGCAGATAGAAGGACGTTCCTCGGCTTCGGCGCGGCGGCCGTGCTGGTCCTGGCGACCGGCTGCACCGGCGGCGCGACCGAGGAGGCGCCGACCGGCGACTTCGCCGGTGACGTCAAGGGCAACATCACGGTCCTGACCAACCGGACCGACCTGGCCACCACCGCCCTGCCGGAGTACGCCAAGAAGTTCGAGGCCAAATACCCCGGCACCAAGGTCTCCTTCGAGGCGGTGACGAACTACGAGGGCGACGTCACCACCCAGCTCAGCTCCGGCGAGTACGGCGACGTGCTGCTCATCCCGAACACGGTGGCGGTCGACCAGCTCGGCCAGTTCTTCGAGCCGCTCGGCACCGTCGACGAGCTCAAGACGAAGTACCGGTTCGTCGACGAGAAGGCGTACGACGGCAAGGTCTACGGCCTGTCGCTGGGCGGCGTCGCGAACGGCTTCGTGGTCAACAAGCGGGTCTGGGAGCAGGCCGGGATCACCGCACCGCCGAAGACGACCGAGGAGTTCCTCGCCGGGCTCAAGGCGATCGACACGAAGACCGAGGCGATCCCGTTCTACACGAACTACAAGGACGGCTGGCCGCTGAGCTTCTTCAACAGCCAGCGGGCGATCCTCGGCGACCCGAACGCCAACGAGAGGTTCCCGACCGATGCGAACCCGTGGCAGCCCGGGAAGATCCAGCACATCACCGACGGCCTGCTCTTCGACATCGTGCACAACAAGCTCAGCGAGCCGGACCCGCTCACCACGAACTGGGAGGGCTCCAAGCCGATGATGGGCACCGGCAAGGTGGCCACCATGCTGCTCGGCTCGTGGGCGGTGCCGCAGATGAAGGACGCCGCGAAGGCCGCGAACGCCAACCCGGACGACATCGTGTTCTGGCCGTTCCCGTACCAGACCGGCGGCAAGTTCCACGCCCGGATCGAGGGCGACTACAAGGCCGCGGTCAGCAAGACCAGCGAGAACAAGGCCACCGCCAAGGCCTGGCTGGAGTGGTTCGTCAACGAGTCCGGCTTCGCCGCCGACCAGCAGGCCATCCCGTCCGCGGTCGGCCAGGAGCTGCCCGCCGTGCTCAAGGACTTCGAGGCCACCGGCGTCGAGCTGATGGAGCTGCCGGCCGCCACCACGAACAGCGGCAAGGAGGACGAGATCATCAAGGCGTCCGAGATCGACCTGGCCGGCAACATCTACCGGCAGAAGCTGGTCGACATCGCCCGCGGCGCCGCCAAGGGCGACAAGGAGTCCTACTTCGCCGAGCTGAACAAGCGGTGGAGCGCCGCACAGTCGCAGGTCATGCAGTGA
- a CDS encoding LacI family DNA-binding transcriptional regulator: MTQAPRRVGLVLARAAQVLGEEPYYHEFLEGLERVLTPSGVSVLVQVVTDREAETATYERWAAQQRVDGVILVDLGPDDDRVALVESLGLTAVVIGDPSTAQGLPTVWTDDAGFAREAVGFLAGLGHRVIGHVTGPPGFAHTQLRRGGLQAEAAERGMTPLMAEGDYSYEGGRAAALALLDRKPQRPTAIVFDNDVMALGGLAAAAECGLRVPADVSMVAWDDSPQCQLAVPALSAMSHDVERIGELAAQALLAALAGEPAAVYEAPSAHIVARAST, encoded by the coding sequence GTGACTCAGGCGCCCCGGCGGGTCGGGTTGGTGCTGGCGCGGGCTGCGCAGGTGCTCGGCGAGGAGCCGTATTACCACGAGTTCCTGGAGGGCCTGGAACGCGTGCTCACGCCGTCGGGAGTCTCGGTGCTCGTGCAGGTGGTCACCGACCGGGAGGCGGAGACCGCGACCTACGAGCGGTGGGCGGCGCAGCAGCGGGTGGACGGGGTGATCCTGGTGGACCTGGGCCCGGACGACGACCGGGTCGCGCTGGTGGAGAGCCTCGGGCTGACGGCGGTGGTGATCGGCGATCCGTCGACCGCGCAGGGCCTGCCGACGGTGTGGACCGACGATGCCGGTTTCGCTCGGGAGGCGGTCGGTTTCCTGGCCGGGCTCGGGCACCGGGTGATCGGCCACGTGACCGGTCCGCCCGGGTTCGCGCACACCCAACTGCGGCGCGGCGGTCTGCAGGCGGAGGCCGCCGAGCGCGGCATGACGCCGCTGATGGCCGAGGGCGATTATTCGTACGAGGGAGGCCGCGCCGCCGCCCTCGCACTGCTCGACCGTAAGCCGCAGCGGCCGACCGCGATCGTCTTCGACAACGACGTGATGGCGCTCGGTGGCCTGGCCGCGGCCGCCGAGTGCGGGCTGCGCGTTCCGGCCGACGTGTCGATGGTGGCCTGGGACGATTCGCCGCAGTGCCAGCTCGCGGTGCCCGCTCTGTCGGCGATGAGCCACGACGTGGAGCGCATCGGCGAGCTGGCCGCGCAGGCGCTGTTGGCCGCCCTGGCCGGCGAACCGGCGGCGGTCTACGAGGCGCCCTCGGCGCACATCGTGGCGCGCGCCAGCACCTGA
- a CDS encoding ROK family transcriptional regulator has product MARRETPAAGPGSRALIVDVIRSAAAISRVELADLTGLTQPSISNIVRDLIADGIIHEIGSADSIRGKPRKLIAIKPANRFGIGFHLGPDTVTCVAVDLTGGVVGREVVPRQPVDRLAGQFDDFTAGLDLPRGRIEGLAIVAPTPYPGGPETPGELHALRTELAERIGLPVMVENDAAAAALGEFWSRRVSREQAFGCVYLGTGIGAGFVFGGALFRGASFDAGELGHMSIDYDGRPCPCGNRGCVERYASMAAVVADAQVPMDAGATVSSAYDAVARAAVNGDTAAFELLDRAAGHLAVAVTSMVNLLDLGRIVLTGPGAALAGSIYARRVRAHLERAAHSRQRHPVLVELSAQPRDAASIGAASLVVQASVAPGHTPGPSR; this is encoded by the coding sequence ATGGCACGTCGCGAAACGCCCGCCGCCGGACCCGGCAGCCGGGCACTCATCGTCGACGTCATCCGCTCCGCCGCGGCGATCAGCCGGGTCGAGCTCGCCGACCTGACCGGGCTCACCCAGCCGTCGATCTCCAACATCGTCCGCGACCTGATCGCCGACGGCATCATCCACGAGATCGGCTCGGCCGACTCGATCCGCGGCAAACCGCGCAAGCTGATCGCGATCAAGCCGGCCAACCGGTTCGGCATCGGCTTCCACCTCGGCCCGGACACCGTGACCTGCGTGGCCGTCGACCTGACCGGCGGCGTGGTCGGCCGCGAGGTGGTGCCGCGCCAGCCGGTGGACCGGCTCGCCGGGCAGTTCGACGACTTCACCGCCGGCCTCGACCTGCCCCGCGGCCGGATCGAAGGGCTGGCGATCGTCGCGCCCACGCCGTACCCGGGTGGTCCCGAAACGCCGGGCGAACTGCACGCGCTGCGGACCGAACTGGCCGAGCGGATCGGCCTGCCGGTGATGGTGGAGAACGACGCGGCCGCCGCCGCACTCGGCGAGTTCTGGAGCCGGCGGGTCTCCCGTGAGCAGGCCTTCGGCTGCGTCTACCTGGGCACCGGCATCGGCGCCGGCTTCGTCTTCGGCGGCGCCCTGTTCCGCGGCGCCAGCTTCGACGCCGGCGAACTCGGCCACATGTCCATCGACTACGACGGCCGGCCCTGCCCATGCGGCAACCGCGGCTGCGTCGAACGCTACGCCTCGATGGCCGCCGTCGTCGCCGACGCTCAGGTCCCCATGGATGCCGGCGCCACCGTTTCCAGCGCGTACGACGCGGTGGCCCGGGCCGCGGTCAACGGCGACACCGCCGCATTCGAGCTGCTCGACCGCGCCGCCGGCCACCTGGCCGTCGCGGTCACCTCGATGGTCAACCTCCTCGACCTGGGCCGCATCGTGCTCACCGGCCCCGGCGCCGCCCTCGCCGGCTCCATCTACGCCCGGCGGGTGCGCGCCCACCTGGAACGCGCCGCCCACTCCCGGCAGCGCCACCCGGTCCTGGTCGAGCTATCCGCCCAGCCCCGCGACGCCGCCAGCATCGGCGCCGCCTCCCTGGTCGTCCAGGCGTCGGTGGCCCCGGGCCACACTCCCGGCCCGTCTCGCTAG
- a CDS encoding NYN domain-containing protein gives MVRWPTWAGYAAAAWSLLYGLLGWYWAAGGDGFPFARVHEDRASGSLLEGSRVEVVAPIMAAVGLLGAVVALAMARGWARGRGSAALIGFGWVMAAVLTLIIPDYTMIALVAFAPLLLVFAFTGVPGPQDGIGDILYWHRVNLIIVFAGGLLWAATTLVYQRRMRGACRHCGRRHSMGSGGTGGGGTGLSRETLLRWGRVAVAVAVLAPLPYEVTRLSWYLGHPLGISPEFLRMMQDTPGMLEVGLGCAIASIVGGVLTHGLVSRWGEVYPRWIWWKRGRPVPAALAVVPASIVAVTIIPAGLMTVWTPETRTSWALWVPSLFWLAWGAGLGAATIAYYLRRRGECRHCTPADHREQTIIASACSQGWSPGHRSDRGAGRVWSNRDAYG, from the coding sequence ATGGTGCGTTGGCCGACCTGGGCGGGGTATGCGGCGGCCGCATGGTCACTGCTCTACGGCCTACTCGGGTGGTACTGGGCGGCCGGCGGTGACGGCTTCCCGTTCGCCCGGGTGCACGAGGATCGCGCGTCAGGGTCGCTGCTCGAAGGCAGCCGCGTTGAGGTCGTTGCCCCGATCATGGCGGCGGTCGGGCTGCTCGGCGCGGTCGTCGCACTAGCGATGGCTAGGGGGTGGGCCCGCGGTCGCGGATCGGCTGCGTTGATCGGCTTCGGCTGGGTCATGGCGGCCGTGCTGACCCTGATCATCCCGGACTACACCATGATCGCGCTGGTGGCGTTCGCACCATTGCTGCTGGTGTTCGCCTTCACCGGCGTGCCGGGCCCGCAGGACGGCATCGGCGACATCCTCTACTGGCACCGCGTCAACCTGATCATCGTGTTCGCCGGGGGTCTGCTGTGGGCGGCGACCACTCTCGTCTACCAACGGCGGATGCGGGGCGCCTGCCGGCACTGCGGCCGCCGGCACAGCATGGGCAGCGGTGGCACGGGCGGCGGCGGCACGGGCCTGTCCCGGGAGACCCTGCTGCGGTGGGGTCGCGTGGCGGTCGCGGTCGCCGTGCTGGCGCCCCTGCCGTACGAGGTCACCCGGCTCTCCTGGTATCTAGGCCATCCTCTCGGCATCAGCCCGGAATTCCTGCGGATGATGCAGGACACGCCCGGCATGCTCGAGGTGGGACTGGGCTGCGCCATCGCGTCCATCGTGGGCGGTGTGCTCACGCACGGCCTGGTCAGCCGGTGGGGCGAGGTCTACCCCCGCTGGATCTGGTGGAAGCGGGGAAGGCCGGTGCCCGCAGCGCTCGCCGTCGTCCCGGCGTCGATCGTCGCCGTCACCATCATCCCGGCCGGGCTGATGACGGTGTGGACCCCCGAGACCCGCACCAGCTGGGCTCTCTGGGTTCCCAGCCTGTTCTGGCTGGCGTGGGGCGCGGGACTCGGCGCCGCCACGATCGCCTACTACCTGCGCCGGCGCGGCGAGTGCCGGCACTGCACGCCTGCCGACCATCGAGAACAGACGATCATCGCCAGTGCGTGTTCGCAAGGCTGGTCGCCCGGCCACCGATCTGACCGCGGGGCTGGTCGCGTCTGGTCAAACCGGGATGCCTATGGTTAG
- a CDS encoding ABC transporter substrate-binding protein — protein MRAWRTVLAVTALSVVLAGCGSTDSPDETAAAAAGPWSFTDGSGEVVKADKTPSRIIAHAGEAAALMSFGIKPVGIYADESVKTDPNLKSLDLTGIEILGEEWGKIDVEKAAALRPDLIVADWWPAEKAHSGLEEGVDEKSKKLAELAPVVGATQGKSILQLAEGYEDLAQSLGAKVDDPQIAERTRSASRSRSPSSRRRSPPSPA, from the coding sequence ATGCGCGCCTGGCGTACGGTTCTGGCTGTCACGGCGTTGAGCGTCGTGCTCGCCGGTTGCGGCTCCACCGATTCCCCCGACGAAACCGCCGCCGCCGCGGCCGGGCCCTGGTCGTTCACCGACGGGTCCGGCGAGGTGGTCAAGGCGGACAAGACACCGAGCCGGATCATCGCGCACGCCGGTGAGGCGGCAGCGCTGATGTCCTTCGGCATCAAGCCGGTCGGTATCTACGCCGACGAGTCGGTCAAGACCGACCCCAACCTGAAGAGCCTGGACCTCACCGGGATCGAGATCCTCGGCGAGGAGTGGGGCAAGATCGACGTGGAGAAGGCCGCGGCGCTGCGGCCGGACCTGATCGTCGCCGACTGGTGGCCCGCGGAGAAGGCGCACAGCGGCCTCGAGGAGGGCGTCGACGAGAAGAGCAAGAAGCTCGCCGAGCTCGCCCCGGTGGTCGGCGCGACCCAGGGCAAGTCGATCCTGCAGCTGGCCGAGGGGTACGAGGATCTCGCACAGAGCCTCGGCGCCAAGGTGGACGACCCGCAGATCGCCGAGCGAACAAGAAGCGCTTCGAGGAGTCGGTCACCAAGTTCAAGGCGGCGGTCGCCGCCAAGCCCGGCCTGA
- a CDS encoding ABC transporter substrate-binding protein, with protein sequence MTVGAMSPADDKVYFANPVYAPELLDFQSFGLKVINPDAPDKGFPYWENLSWENADKYQPDLILWDGRSYTETANAEWGKKQPTWFKIKAAEKGAVVAWPAFWLHTYGDFATELDKLTTAVQAADENIGS encoded by the coding sequence CTGACCGTCGGCGCGATGTCCCCGGCCGACGACAAGGTCTACTTCGCCAACCCGGTGTACGCGCCGGAGCTGCTCGACTTCCAGAGCTTCGGCCTCAAGGTGATCAACCCGGACGCTCCGGACAAGGGCTTCCCGTACTGGGAGAACCTCAGCTGGGAGAACGCCGACAAGTACCAGCCCGACCTGATCCTGTGGGACGGCCGCAGCTACACCGAGACCGCCAACGCCGAGTGGGGCAAGAAGCAGCCCACCTGGTTCAAGATCAAGGCGGCCGAGAAGGGTGCTGTGGTGGCGTGGCCGGCGTTCTGGCTGCACACGTACGGTGACTTCGCCACCGAGCTGGACAAGCTCACCACCGCGGTGCAGGCCGCGGACGAGAACATCGGCTCCTAG
- a CDS encoding FecCD family ABC transporter permease — protein sequence MALGPGLVVLGAVLALVAFLSITQGSRSIGFTEVLRALGSMDADGSIGSIITLEMRVPRTLLGILVGAALGVAGAILQGVTRNPLADAGIMGINSGAAVFVVTAITVLGLRGVNVYIWFAFAGAIAALVLVYAIASLGREGATPVKLALAGAAVTAGFGSLTTGIVMTNVDALNELRFWQVGSLAGRYAPILMGVAPFLIAGLIASLAFGRSLNGLALGEDVARGLGQNVGRTRLAAFGVVALLAGGATAACGPIIFVGLVVPHLARLLCGPDYRWILPYSMLLSPIILLLADVVGRVVAVPDELQVGVVLGLLGAPVFVGIVRYGRLSEA from the coding sequence GTGGCCCTCGGGCCGGGGCTCGTCGTTCTCGGTGCGGTCCTCGCACTCGTCGCCTTCCTCAGCATCACCCAGGGCTCGCGGTCGATCGGTTTCACCGAGGTGCTGCGCGCCCTGGGCAGCATGGACGCCGACGGGTCGATCGGCAGCATCATCACCCTGGAGATGCGCGTCCCGCGTACGCTGCTCGGCATTTTGGTCGGAGCTGCGCTCGGCGTAGCCGGCGCCATCCTGCAAGGCGTGACCCGCAACCCCCTCGCCGACGCCGGGATCATGGGCATCAACTCGGGCGCGGCCGTCTTCGTGGTCACCGCCATCACCGTGCTCGGCCTGCGTGGCGTCAACGTGTACATCTGGTTCGCCTTCGCCGGGGCGATCGCCGCCCTGGTGCTGGTGTACGCCATCGCCTCCCTCGGCCGCGAGGGCGCCACCCCGGTGAAGCTCGCGCTGGCCGGCGCCGCCGTCACCGCCGGCTTCGGCTCGCTGACCACCGGCATCGTGATGACCAACGTCGACGCCCTCAACGAGCTGCGGTTCTGGCAGGTCGGCTCGCTCGCCGGCCGGTACGCGCCGATCCTGATGGGGGTGGCGCCGTTCCTGATCGCCGGGCTGATCGCGTCGCTCGCCTTCGGCCGCAGCCTCAACGGGCTGGCCCTCGGCGAGGACGTCGCCCGCGGCCTCGGGCAGAACGTCGGCCGTACCCGCCTCGCCGCCTTCGGCGTGGTCGCGCTGCTCGCCGGCGGCGCCACCGCGGCCTGCGGGCCGATCATCTTCGTCGGGCTGGTCGTGCCGCACCTCGCCCGGCTGCTGTGCGGTCCGGACTACCGGTGGATCCTGCCGTACTCCATGCTGCTCTCCCCGATCATCCTGCTGCTCGCCGACGTGGTCGGCCGGGTCGTCGCCGTACCGGACGAACTGCAGGTCGGCGTGGTCCTCGGCCTGCTGGGCGCGCCGGTATTCGTCGGCATCGTCCGCTACGGCCGGCTGTCGGAGGCATGA
- a CDS encoding FecCD family ABC transporter permease yields MTTAVLLRTTRRRRTTRALSVTVALACVAAALFVLTMMVGSFRLTAIEVIASVLHLRDDPSVDFVVRGLRLPTAISALTVGLALGASGTIFQQLLRNPLASPDFVGITAGASLAAVFGIVLLQAGGLVVSGLALGGALLAALLMYVLAWRDGVSGYRFILIGIGVAVFFEGLTGYVLTRAQLFEARQAMHWLTGSVGQASGDELRLLSVALIVLLPLAVLLQRQLRALELGDDTARALGTRTELARAGLLSVAVVLVALAVAVAGPIIFVALVAGPIANRLLGPAGGGILAAALAGAALLLTADLVAVHLLPTPLPTGVVTGAVGAPYLLWLLATTNRQGAGG; encoded by the coding sequence ATGACCACCGCGGTTCTCCTGCGCACCACCCGGCGCCGCCGCACCACCCGCGCGCTGAGCGTGACCGTCGCCCTGGCCTGCGTCGCGGCCGCCCTGTTCGTGCTCACGATGATGGTCGGCAGTTTCCGGCTCACCGCGATCGAGGTGATCGCTTCGGTGCTGCATCTGCGCGACGACCCGAGCGTCGACTTCGTGGTCCGCGGCCTTCGCCTGCCGACCGCCATCTCCGCGCTCACCGTCGGCCTCGCCCTCGGCGCCTCCGGAACGATCTTCCAGCAGCTGCTGCGCAACCCGCTGGCCTCACCGGACTTCGTCGGCATCACCGCCGGCGCGAGCCTCGCCGCGGTGTTCGGGATCGTGCTGCTGCAGGCCGGCGGGCTCGTCGTCAGCGGGCTGGCCCTCGGCGGCGCGCTGCTCGCCGCCCTGCTCATGTATGTGCTCGCCTGGCGCGACGGGGTCAGCGGCTACCGGTTCATCCTGATCGGCATCGGCGTCGCCGTGTTCTTCGAAGGCCTGACCGGGTACGTGCTGACCCGCGCCCAGCTGTTCGAGGCCCGGCAGGCGATGCACTGGCTGACCGGCTCGGTCGGCCAGGCCAGCGGCGACGAACTGCGGCTCCTGTCGGTCGCGCTGATCGTCCTGCTGCCCCTCGCGGTGCTGCTGCAACGGCAACTGCGGGCGCTCGAGCTGGGCGATGACACGGCCCGGGCCCTGGGTACGCGTACCGAGCTCGCCCGAGCCGGCCTGCTCTCCGTCGCGGTCGTCCTGGTCGCCCTGGCCGTCGCGGTGGCCGGCCCGATCATCTTCGTCGCCCTGGTCGCCGGCCCGATCGCGAACCGGCTGCTCGGCCCGGCCGGCGGCGGCATCCTGGCAGCCGCGCTGGCCGGCGCGGCCCTGCTGCTCACCGCCGACCTCGTCGCCGTCCACCTGCTGCCCACCCCGCTGCCCACCGGCGTGGTCACCGGTGCGGTCGGCGCCCCCTATCTGCTGTGGCTGCTCGCCACCACGAACCGGCAAGGAGCGGGCGGATGA
- a CDS encoding ABC transporter ATP-binding protein — MTRLRAEGLTLGYDEKPIVAGLDLTVLDGKVTAIVGANACGKSTLLRGLARLLTPREGSVYLDGASIAEMSTLDVAKVLGLLPQSPVAPDGITVADLVSRGRYPHQGWFRRWNERDHDAVSRALDATGTADLVDRPIRQLSGGQRQRVWVAMALAQETDLLLLDEPTTFLDIAHQVDLLRLLRKLNAESGKTVVVVLHDLNLACRFCDHIIAMADGAIVAEGPPSEVITAELVEKVFGLTCVVVPDPVAGTPMLVPAAD; from the coding sequence ATGACCCGACTGCGGGCCGAGGGCCTCACCCTCGGATACGACGAGAAACCCATCGTTGCGGGCCTCGACCTCACCGTCCTCGACGGCAAGGTCACCGCGATCGTCGGCGCCAACGCCTGCGGCAAGTCCACCCTGCTGCGCGGACTGGCCCGGCTGCTCACCCCGCGCGAAGGCTCGGTCTACCTGGACGGCGCCTCGATCGCCGAGATGAGCACCCTCGACGTCGCGAAGGTGCTCGGCCTGCTGCCGCAGAGCCCCGTCGCCCCCGACGGGATCACCGTCGCCGACCTGGTCTCCCGCGGCCGCTACCCGCATCAGGGCTGGTTCCGCCGCTGGAACGAGCGCGACCACGACGCGGTGTCCCGGGCGCTGGACGCCACCGGCACCGCCGACCTGGTGGACCGCCCGATCCGGCAGCTGTCCGGCGGTCAGCGGCAGCGGGTGTGGGTGGCGATGGCGCTGGCCCAGGAGACCGATCTGCTGCTGCTCGACGAGCCGACCACGTTCCTCGACATCGCACACCAGGTCGACCTGCTGCGGCTGCTGCGCAAACTGAACGCCGAGTCCGGCAAGACGGTCGTGGTCGTACTGCACGACCTCAACCTGGCCTGCCGCTTCTGCGACCACATCATCGCCATGGCCGATGGCGCGATCGTCGCCGAGGGCCCACCCAGCGAGGTCATCACGGCCGAGCTGGTCGAGAAGGTCTTCGGCTTGACCTGCGTCGTCGTCCCCGACCCGGTCGCCGGCACCCCGATGCTGGTCCCCGCCGCCGACTGA
- a CDS encoding VOC family protein, with translation MRIPGGKSTVTPYIAAKGAERFLEFVETVFATGKAMRVHNEDGTIGHAEIRVGESVLMVFDSRPEWPDTPAFLSVYVDDADKMVARALDAGATLVTEVRTSGIVGDRGGRIKDPVGNIWWIQTHLEDVDEDTMRQRFTDPAELATMRYAQQSFDAEMRRRR, from the coding sequence ATGCGAATCCCCGGCGGCAAGTCCACGGTCACCCCGTACATCGCGGCCAAGGGCGCCGAGCGCTTCCTCGAGTTCGTCGAGACCGTGTTCGCCACCGGCAAGGCCATGCGGGTGCACAACGAAGACGGCACCATCGGCCACGCGGAGATCCGCGTCGGCGAGTCGGTGCTCATGGTCTTCGACTCCCGGCCGGAGTGGCCGGACACCCCGGCCTTCCTCAGTGTCTACGTGGACGACGCCGACAAAATGGTGGCCCGAGCCCTCGACGCGGGCGCCACGCTGGTGACCGAGGTGCGCACCTCCGGCATCGTCGGCGACCGCGGCGGCCGCATCAAGGACCCGGTCGGCAACATCTGGTGGATCCAGACCCACCTCGAGGACGTCGACGAGGACACCATGCGGCAGCGTTTCACCGACCCGGCCGAGCTGGCGACCATGCGCTACGCCCAGCAGTCCTTCGACGCCGAGATGCGCCGCCGCCGGTGA